In the Apodemus sylvaticus chromosome 3, mApoSyl1.1, whole genome shotgun sequence genome, gtctcagtctcccaagcgctgggattaaaggtatgtgccaccatcccccggctatccttgaacttactatgcagcccaggctagctttgaacttggaGTTCTAActttctgcttccagagtgctggaatttaaaGCGTGTGCCAACACTATCggggcttaatttttttttttttaacgtttcatgtagcccaagctggtttcGAACTCAATGTAGGTGATATTGTAAAGATAAACTTGCAGTCCTGACATTAGTGGTTGCCACCTTGCCATTAGTCCTTGCCTCCTCCTCCCAAATTATGGGCTCACATGTTTGCCAATCTGTTAGCCTCTGATGGggtttcaataaaaaataaaatcgtTGCGATTAAACTCTGTGAAATTCACTCTAACTTTCATTGGCGTGGGACGAAGAGATGGCACGAGTTTAACTTATAGCTTTGAACCCAGTGAACTTGGTTTTTGGACAAGAATAGCGGACTACTCCTAAGTGGAAAGAAAATAGCCTTTCAGCGATATCAGGAGCTGATAGGGCCCTGGGTCTTTGATTTCACAAGAAAGTTACAGGCCATGCCCATTCAAATTTCTTCCAACAAATCACAAAGGCGTATAGACAATTTCTTATTCGTTCATAGGTCAAATGGAAACTCCAGCCCTCCCTACCTCCCGCCTCTCACTAGGGAGCCAATAGGGAAAACGTAGGTTTCATCATCAAGTACTGTACTTGCTATTGGCTGTTTGAGCTGTCAATCTAGGGAAGGCGGGCCAGGCCGAACTGTCCTATTTAAGAAGAGGACAAAGGCGGCGCGCAGCTTGTATCGTCCGCCATTTTGTGCTAAGCAAGGTGGCAACCACGTTCCCAGAGCGACTTCTCCGCTTTTGCCTCGACCGCCCCTTGACTACAGATATGTCTCGGGATCGGTTCCGAAGTCGTGGTGGTGGCGGTGGAGGATTTCATCGGCGTGGAGGAGGCGGTGGCCGCGGCGGCCTCCACGACTTCCGTTCTCCGCCGCCTGGCATGGGCCTCAACCAGAATCGCGGCCCCATGGGCCCGGGCCCTGGCGGCCCGAAGCCACCGCTCCCGCCTCCACCTccgcaccagcagcagcagcaacctcCGCCGCAGCAGCCCCCGCCGCAGCAACCCCCGCCGCACCAGCAGCCGCCGCCACACCAGCCGCCCCATCAACAGCCCCCGCCTCCGCCGCAGGAATCGAAGCCTGTCGTCCCCCAAGGCCCTGGCTCCGCTCCCGGAGTGAGCACTGCGCCGCCTCCGGCGGTCTCCGCTCCGCCCGCCAATCCCCCGACCACCGGCGCCCCGCCGGGCCCGGGTCCTACCCCGACTCCGCCGCCCGCCGTACCCTCCACTGCCTCCGGACCGCCTCCCACTTCGACGCCGAGCAGCGGAGTCTCAACCACCCCCCCACAGACCGGTGGCCCTCCGCCCCCGCCTTCCGGAGGCGCTGGTCCGGGACCTAAACCAGGGCCAGGTCCTGGCGGTCCCAAAGGCGGTAAGATGCCCGGTGGGCCTAAGCCTGGAGGTGGCCCGGGCATGGGCGCTCCTGGTGGCCATCCGAAGCCACCACACAGAGGTGGCGGGGAACCCCGTGGGGGCCGGCAGCACCACGCGCCCtaccaccagcagcaccaccagGGGCCCCCTCCCGGAGGACCGGGACCTCGCACAGAGGAAAAGATATCCGACTCGGAGGTGAGTAGGTTCTCGAGTGAGCTGTCCGTTTCCCTAAGATGGCGGCGCATTCCTACCCTCAGCGTTTTTCCCCCGCCCGCGGCCTCGAAGGCCTCCATTTTGTCCCCTGCCGGAAGCGCTCCTGCGCATGCTTGCGAAGGCGGGGCGGATGCGCGGCGGGATGTGTAGTTCGCTAGGGATTGGGGAGCTGCAGGTCCTGGCGGTGGGCTGTTCGATAGAGGCTGGCGGTCCGGTTTCTTGGGACCCAACTAGTGCGTATCGAAGGCCTCTGCTGTTGGAGAAAACTGGGCAACCTGGTGCTGTCTTTCCTGCTTTCCATTTAGATCTGACGTCAGAATATTGTATTGATTAGCGTTTGCTGATAAAGGCGGGTGTGTTTCAAAGCATTTTGTACACTCTGATTCTTAAGGACTAGAGTTATTCTGTTGGATTGCCATGTATGATACAACCTGGTAGTCttagtggaaaaagagaaaatcgTTACTAATGCATGATGGCCTATTTTGGGacaactagatttttttttttcctgctttgacCGGTGTGTGCATTCCGTACGGTTTCTTCATTAGGGATTTAAAGCCAACTTGTCTCTCTTGCGGAGGCCTGGAGAAAAAACTTACACACAGCGCTGTCGGTTGTTTGTGGGGAACCTACCTGCTGATATCACAGAGGATGAATTCAAAAGACTGTTTGCTAAATACGGAGAACCCGGAGAAGTTTTTATCAACAAAGGCAAAGGGTTCGGGTTTATTAAGCTTGTGagtgtaatttttttccattttgcaaaTGTTTTCAAGTCATGTGCTTTAACATGGGAAGAATTAACATGGAAATCTGAATAGTGTGCATTGGGGCAGAGCCTCAATGACAGACCTTTAGCCCTTGGGGTTTTGGGAGGATGCATGAAGATAGCTCTTGAGATAGAAATACTTATGACAAATTGAGCACTAGCCAGTTTTGGAGTTGTTCAAATTGTTTCTGATATTTAACAGGAATCTAGAGCTTTGGCTGAAATCGCCAAAGCTGAATTGGATGATACCCCCATGAGAGGTAGACAGCTTCGGGTTCGGTTTGCCACACACGCTGCAGCCTTATCTGTTCGGAATCTCTCTCCTTATGTTTCCAATGAACTTTTGGAGGAGGCTTTTAGCCAGTTTGGTCCTATTGAAAGGGCTGTTGTAATTGTGGATGATCGCGGAAGATCTACAGGGAAAGGCATTGTTGAATTTGCTTCCAAGCCAGCAGCAAGAAAAGCATTTGAAAGATGCAGTGAAGGTGTTTTCCTACTGACAACGTAAGTTGTCTTTAGTTCATgctaatttttataattttgaggGGTAGTTGAAATAAAATTGGAAGTTAAGATGAGGAATGATTTCTGTTACTAGGACTCCTCGCCCAGTCATTGTGGAACCACTTGAACAGTTAGATGATGAAGATGGTCTTCCTGAAAAACTGGCCCAGAAGAATCCAATGTATCAAAAGTAAGACTTTTTGGTACCCTAAAAGAGAAGTTAGTGTTTTCTAATTTTGTATAGAACTTTAGAAACTTTTTAGTCTGTATTTCTGGTTGGTCTAGAATTTACtgttatgtaggccaggctgaccgaACAAAATTGTGAAGATCTCCTGACTTCTGTCACACAAGTGCCAAGATCATAGGTGTGAGCCATCAAGCTACAGTGTTGCTTTTGAATATGCTTAATACACATCCCTGTCtcagatatattttttacttttttctttattgagaaCAAGGGTTTTCTGTagccccctggctgtcctggaacttgcttttttAAGTCCCAAACTGGCCTTTTGTAAGTTCCCCCACctttttctgcctcccagattgctggaaataaaagcatgtgccaccacatctggcataACTTGAAGCTGTTGGGTAAAGTATTTTCACATGTGATCCAGATGCATGCTAAAGTTATTGGTGGGAAAATGGGCCTGGATAAGGCTTTGGCTATAGAAAACGGGGCAGAAAGCCTTTATTACCTACTTTTTctgcttatcttttttttttctctttacctcCACACAACACAGTTTCTTTGCTTAGTCCTGCCCATCCTAGAACTATTTAggtggcctctgcctccctagtgctaggattaaaggggagtgccaccactgcctcccagtttttcctttctctttaggTTTAGTTAGTGgtctctatagaccagactggcttagAAATACATCACCATGCCTTcttggttttttgctttattttattatatcatcTATTTCTAGAGTTAATACAATTTAGGTAAATAACTCATGGCTACATGAGCATTTGTCTAGGAGGCTagttccagggctacatggtgagaccttatctcaaaaagggAGACTATAAAGAAGATGGTATTAAACGTAAGCAAAGGGTTCAGGGGAATGAAAGGTAAAGAAATGTTGACAGATCCTTCTTTAAGCAATGTCAGTTtagtttttagtgtgtgtgtatagtgtgtgtatggtTTGCCTGGGTCTTTGTATTTTCTGTGTCCCTGATCCCACTGTGGCAAAGACTTGTCATCCTCCGCTCCTATTATAAGTTGCTTTGTGGGTCTGGGACACAAgccctggtcctttggaagaacagctgtGCTCAtttctgctaagccatctctccagacccttacCCTTTCATTGTATCATGCTTGATTAACCTCATGGTGTTTCATAACACAGTTGAGCAGGAGTGCAAGTTGAGGCCTTAAAACAACATAGGGTAGGGAAAGGACTGACTGACTACCTCTTGTGGTTTCTGTGCCCATtcttggtgctggggatcaaatccagggcatTATACATTATGTTGCATGTTGTACAAATGCCTTAACAGTGGGCAGTAGGAATAGAGGTACTTAaggttcatttcttttttttttttcttggtttcttggtttcttttttctttttttgagtcagggtttcttctGTGTAGtgctgtctgttctggaactcagatcTGCATACCTTGATATTGTGATTAAACCAATAAACAACCATGTCAGGTGTAAGGTTTCTTCTGACTTAGGAAATCTAGTGATACTGATTCTCAAAATTGCTTCTGTATAAATGAATTGTCAGGGAGAGAGAAACACCACCTCGCTTTGCTCAGCATGGCACATTTGAATATGAATATTCTCAACGATGGAAGTCcttggatgaaatggaaaaacaGCAAAGGGAACAAGTTGAAAAAAACATGAAGGATGCAAAAGACAAATTGGAAAGTGAAATGGAGGATGCGTACCATGAACACCAAGCAAATCTTTTGCGCCAAGGTGAAAAAGTCTTAGAATTTTATTGGTAAAGATCAGTTGGCATTTTAAAGTGGACAGAGCATCATTAACATGAATCTAAAATAATTTCCAATATTTAGATCTGATGAGACGCCAGGAAGAATTAAGGCGCATGGAGGAGCTTCACAGTCAAGAAATGCAGAAACGCAAGGAAATGCAGTTGAGGTATAGTGTTGAATGATCTTTACTTCTCATGTGTTCTGACATCTAGTCAAGAGGTACTAAGTGCAAGtttgtattagaaaaacttatcTTTGCCAGAGGGCTGCTATGTTAGAGTTATGATCTAGACTTTATTTTCTTAGGAACATTAAGAGTTTAACCTAACTTACCATTCAGAGACAAACTTCTAGCTTTTTCAAGTAGTTTTTTTCTGAAGCAGGTGTTGCTGCATAGCACTAGCTGGCCCTCCAACTGGAGATGCATAGCCCCATATGACGCCTGTGCTGTGTTTAAAGGCAAGGGCCATCACACTTAAGTTTTAGGCATGGATGACACTTTGGTTTATATGCCTGAAAACTATTTGTAGGCAAGAGGAGGAACGAcgtagaagagaggaagagatgatGATTCGCCAACGTGAGATGGAAGAACAAATGAGACGCCAACGAGAAGAAAGTTACAGCAGGATGGGCTACATGGATCCAGTAAGTTTGTGTTGAGGAAATTAGCATAATTTACTCATTGTAAGTGTATACTCTACCAGTGTAGCTGTGTACTTGTTTGGTGTGTACAAACTACTATCAGATCTTACTGGATCAGATACCATgtagcttgtttgttttgatagtCTAACCAGTTTTCAGGACTTTGCATGCCACAATGATGGAGAAAAACATGCATTTTGAGCCTtgaagtttttggtttttgggggggCTTAGgcttggctggtctggaattctaCATGTACACTAGGTTGGTGTCAAAAAGATCagtctacctctacctcccaaatgttgTGATTAGAAGTGCATCCCACTGGATAAATCTTTTGTgttcagatttttttctacttgaatACATGGTGTAGCTGTCATGTATTTAagagtttatttttgtgtgtttccctctccagagagaaagagacatgaGAATGGGTGGTGGTGGAACAATGAACATGGGAGGTAAGTGAGAGACTTAGTTAAAGATAACACTGCCCAACAGCAGCATTCTATTGGGGTAACCactatttttgttttctagatcCCTATGGTTCAGGAGGCCAGAAATTTCCACcactaggtggtggtggtggcataggTTATGAAGCTAATCCTGGAGTTCCACCAGCAACCATGAGTGGTTCCATGATGGGAAGCGACATGGTAATGTATCCTGTGGGACATAGTACAAAGGAGATTCTTAATTTCACGACtcgaatattttatttttcctctctctttctctcttttttaaagtagCTGACTGGACTTTTAGTTCCcccgttgtgtaaatatatacaatacTGAGGACTACTTTGGCAATGTAGAACTATGTGTGGTAACCTAAACAGATACGGTTGCTACCAAGGAGTCAATGCTGTTATGTTAGTAGGTGGAGTTATCTTTGGCAATAAGTACATAggtattttccattttattgtcTGCACTTTTGAACTTCCAGTGCATGGCAAATCCAAATTTTAAATGTTAGATAATTGTATATGGTTTTCTTGCATCCAAGTGAGAAATGGCACAGTGCCGTTTTGTGGTGTTTTCCATAAGTAGGAGTCAGACTTGAGGCTTGTAGTCTTAAGCATGCTAGTGTGACAGGTAGGCCTTTGACCTTATTTGTGGTTTCTGTTTCTAGCCCATGAAAAGGGGAACTGTCTAGTGTTTTGACTCGTCGTTTCCCACCGGTTGGGTCTCTCTGTAGGTACATGTTAAAAAAAACCCTGATGTTTCTACTTTGCTACAGGGTAGCAAAAATCAACAATAATTTAAGCATACTGATGGTGTGCATTTGTTCTGAACCCCTTGATGCAATCATGCTTTATCAATATGGAGATAGCCTGTCAGGTGCTTTAAAATAGTCAAATGAATTTTGGTATGAGTGGCTGCTGTAGGAGTAGGGCTTTACAGATCCTTAAGAATTGCATTTTGGTGGGAAAAATATTTGTAGCTAAATTGAGTCTAAATAATTCACCCATAGGCTTTTGTCTCAAAGGGAGCTGCACTTATAGCTCAAtaggatttattttataaataggaATCTGAGGTTTTAGTGTGAAACTATTTAAAACCTGCCTACTAGCTTCTTGAGAATTAAAGTTAGCATTATAAATGCCTGGATATACTGATAGACTTCTTCAAATTGAGCTTAACATTTTGGTCTTAAAAGTACTTTCTAGAAGGCAcaagatgtatgtatatattaggTGACTAGCTTGACATGTGTTTAGGCTCTATGTTTAGAcataggcttatatatttaaCAGTttctgggtccttaggtagtttAATATAACTGAAgcctcaatttttctttttcctttttttgtagaAGCTATACACAAagactttcaaaagaaaacaattgaaaGTCTGTTCAAATAGtttgtagtgttttgtttttcaaaagatGAAAATGTACGAACAGTTAAAGTCTGGTGcaatctctatttttattttgattagaaACGAGTAACTGGGCTATTTT is a window encoding:
- the Sfpq gene encoding splicing factor, proline- and glutamine-rich isoform X1: MSRDRFRSRGGGGGGFHRRGGGGGRGGLHDFRSPPPGMGLNQNRGPMGPGPGGPKPPLPPPPPHQQQQQPPPQQPPPQQPPPHQQPPPHQPPHQQPPPPPQESKPVVPQGPGSAPGVSTAPPPAVSAPPANPPTTGAPPGPGPTPTPPPAVPSTASGPPPTSTPSSGVSTTPPQTGGPPPPPSGGAGPGPKPGPGPGGPKGGKMPGGPKPGGGPGMGAPGGHPKPPHRGGGEPRGGRQHHAPYHQQHHQGPPPGGPGPRTEEKISDSEGFKANLSLLRRPGEKTYTQRCRLFVGNLPADITEDEFKRLFAKYGEPGEVFINKGKGFGFIKLESRALAEIAKAELDDTPMRGRQLRVRFATHAAALSVRNLSPYVSNELLEEAFSQFGPIERAVVIVDDRGRSTGKGIVEFASKPAARKAFERCSEGVFLLTTTPRPVIVEPLEQLDDEDGLPEKLAQKNPMYQKERETPPRFAQHGTFEYEYSQRWKSLDEMEKQQREQVEKNMKDAKDKLESEMEDAYHEHQANLLRQDLMRRQEELRRMEELHSQEMQKRKEMQLRQEEERRRREEEMMIRQREMEEQMRRQREESYSRMGYMDPRERDMRMGGGGTMNMGDPYGSGGQKFPPLGGGGGIGYEANPGVPPATMSGSMMGSDMRTERFGQGGAGPVGGQGPRGMGPGTPAGYGRGREEYEGPNKKPRF
- the Sfpq gene encoding splicing factor, proline- and glutamine-rich isoform X2, which encodes MSRDRFRSRGGGGGGFHRRGGGGGRGGLHDFRSPPPGMGLNQNRGPMGPGPGGPKPPLPPPPPHQQQQQPPPQQPPPQQPPPHQQPPPHQPPHQQPPPPPQESKPVVPQGPGSAPGVSTAPPPAVSAPPANPPTTGAPPGPGPTPTPPPAVPSTASGPPPTSTPSSGVSTTPPQTGGPPPPPSGGAGPGPKPGPGPGGPKGGKMPGGPKPGGGPGMGAPGGHPKPPHRGGGEPRGGRQHHAPYHQQHHQGPPPGGPGPRTEEKISDSEGFKANLSLLRRPGEKTYTQRCRLFVGNLPADITEDEFKRLFAKYGEPGEVFINKGKGFGFIKLESRALAEIAKAELDDTPMRGRQLRVRFATHAAALSVRNLSPYVSNELLEEAFSQFGPIERAVVIVDDRGRSTGKGIVEFASKPAARKAFERCSEGVFLLTTTPRPVIVEPLEQLDDEDGLPEKLAQKNPMYQKERETPPRFAQHGTFEYEYSQRWKSLDEMEKQQREQVEKNMKDAKDKLESEMEDAYHEHQANLLRQDLMRRQEELRRMEELHSQEMQKRKEMQLRQEEERRRREEEMMIRQREMEEQMRRQREESYSRMGYMDPRERDMRMGGGGTMNMGDPYGSGGQKFPPLGGGGGIGYEANPGVPPATMSGSMMGSDMVRMIDVG